A segment of the Lycium ferocissimum isolate CSIRO_LF1 chromosome 10, AGI_CSIRO_Lferr_CH_V1, whole genome shotgun sequence genome:
AAAACAGCCCTGTTGAAAATTAAGCATGAATTTCCAATCAATATCCTCcttatataaaaagaaattaaatataaattCTTAAAAGATTATAAGATCCAGTagtactacaacaacaacaacaacttaccCAGTGAAATCCACAAAGTGGAGCCAGAGGGTAgaatgtatgcagaccttacccctaccttactcctaccttgggaggtagagaggttgttttcgaaagaccctcggctcaagggAAAGCAAGATCCAGTAATAccattatttataattttaccTTTTGAATGCTCCATAACCATGGCTTCCCATGACCAAGACAGCGGCATGGTGCTTGTCAACAACTTCACACAACACATTTCTAGCATCTccttcaacaacatcaaattctGCATCATTCACCCCTTTAGCTTCGCATAATTGTTTTGCCTTCTCACAAACTCTCTGAGCTGTCTTTTTAATATCTGTTTCTACCAGCATGAGCACGTCACTTGTTCCTACAGCACATTAAACAAATAATcattaattaattgattatcAATCTCAAATTAGTTAAGGTTGACTATACGATTTATCTTTATGCATTAAATATCCTGTACTGTTTGGACCAAAGAGTATTTATTTATCATAAACAATGCTAGATCCGCTTCACGGAAAAATCGTACATTACATAATAGGAAACAaaaattgtgtgtatatatagatCACAATTAATATTGAATCTCCTAGATAAAAGAGAGTATAGTTTTGAATCCCCATGATGGAATTCCCAAACGCGGGCAGATGGAGCATTAACCAATGTCCTGTTTAACTGATCCTAACTTCTTTATACGaagtgtgtgtatgtatatatatatatatatatatatatatatatattcagtaaaatttcaaaaagaaaaaatcgaTTTTGAACGCAAGAGTTTCAAAGTATATTGCAtgaaattaaacttaaaactttGAAATCGTCAAATTAAAGTCTTGAACCCGTCTTTGAAATTTCCGTCTCCCCAATTATCATAAAGACAAGAAAGTCTTTTGGAAAACTTGCATACTTcatctatcccaatttatgtgatatagtacGGATTTCGAGGGTCAAGCAAGGAAATTTTTAACTGCGATTTATTCAATCATACCTGGGCCAGCAAGACCTACAACAGAAGTTGGAGTGGTTTTAACGTGAACAATGACGAGCTTAAAGAGACTAGAAGTTGAGCCAAAGAAATGATCAAGTGTCCATTCTAAGGCGTAAAAGCTGTGGTCAGTGTCATCAAGGGCAAAAATCATGGTCTGTTTTGCTGCCATTGTATGTCTGATGAGCAAAGACCAAAAGcttttgaattgtttgaaatcaATCCAAACAACTCAAAGCTTTAGCCAGAAAGACCAAAAACTTTAATTAGATGtttgaattgaaagaattgTGATAACATTATGGGGATTTTATAGCTACTTTTTTCCAACTATAGTCAGCCAAAAAAGGTTTAACCGCTAATTTTAATGGATATTATTTGGCAGTTAGTCATTTAATTCATAACTGAACTGAGGTTTTTATGGGAGATGCGTGGTCTGAATTCTCTGTCAGATGTAATTATGTGAAAGAGTTTCTCTTTCTATTAGAATTGACTCGATTAAGGTTCTTATCTAGTACTTTAACTCCCTAGAAAAtcctttgttttcttaaagATGGATAATTTGGTTTCTTGCTCAATAATTTATTGATTGGCACGCCAATAAACCCTAGCAAATAACGGGATTCAATTTACGTAGTTGAATTTTGatcatatatatagagaaaataaTTAGTTAACGATAGTATTCTAATTACGTCTAAAACATTTTGTTTCTATTATGGACCGTAAACGAAAACTAAAGATCCCACATCATATATGAGTAGGagccgtttggattggcttataagctgcttttttgagtgtttggctggccaccttataagtcattttgtgcttaaaataagctcaaaaaaataattgggcccatttGGCTTTGCTTAtcaaaagcagcttataagctgttttcagcttataagctgctttttttaagcccatccaaacaggctctagtTCAATCAATAGTTTGAACGGACCTTATTAATAAACAGGGCCGGATTTAGCATGAAGCGGCTAAAGCACAGGCCTTAAGCCCCTCAATTGTGAAGGGGCAATTCGcatcttttggggtggtctttaaattttgcccctcatatttgaaatcattaaattttgcccttcggctaaaccccatgggttccaggttcgaacccccacacagtcaaaaatttttaaaaaaatcgcaaggcagagtttaaatttcgctatgcccccaccggcatacacttgtgaaagaattaccaaagttatgccggatccagcatacttatgccttatgggcagacttggcataagtaactttggtaattccttcacaagtttatcttGCAGAAACCtttataaaagtttgcccattaaaagtatgcccccaccggcataaacttgtgaaggaattgcAAACTTATGCGGGACTCGgcatcttatgccttatgggtagacttggcataagtatgtcgggtaggataactttagtaattccttcacaagtttaagCCAgtcgcataaaagtttgcccattaaaagtatgcccccatagcataaacttgttaaggaattatcaaagttatgggaccacatacttatgccaagtctgcccataaggcatgagtatgccgggtccggcataaatttggtaattccttaacaagtatatgccgggtccggcatacacgcgacccaaaccttgccttacaatttttttttttttttttaatttatgcttgagcggggttcgatctcagaacctcatgatttctgcgtgaacgctcagagttgcaatgcgaagggcaaaaattaaagaccagcaatatgaggggcataatttaaagaccacaaatatgaggggcaaaatttaaagaccaccccaaaagaagggcaatccgcgcaaaataATGATTGTGAAGgcttcatttttttaatagcAATAAATTatactcttttttaaaaaaaaaaaaaaaaaaaaaactttgaatGGAAAAGTACTACGAAACTACTATATAAACAAAATTGTTTTAATGATGATTTCAACaattgaatattatttttggaaaTAGGATCCTATTAATAGACTTTTGGatgctaaaagaaaaaaaagagtacgttttaaaaatcaaatatgaagaaaaaatgtCAAGGAGTACAAAAAAAACTACTTGATATAAATACTAGATTATTTTACACATTATATGGTTGTCATAATTCAAATTTGATACATTGTGACATGATTAATTCTTGTACGAAAGTTAGGTTATTTTTGGAttggtactatatatatatatattcattgttttcttcttctactaAGCGACATAGAGTTTTAAAAGAAAGTATATTAGTCTATCTCTTAAATCATCGTCataataacgtccgaaagatcaTATTGAAAGTATTAAAACAATTAGATTAATTATATAggcttaaaaaaatatatatgcaatttttttcaaaaaattatcttttaagGCCTCTTTTCAAAGTTTGGCATTAGGCCACAAAGATTCTTGAGCCGCCCCCTGTTAATAAAGGAACAAATATAACACGTTAATCTAAATTAATTATCATAACGTGTAAATTTTAAAACAGAAACTTACATGATATTCGTGTAGTGGAAGTGGAAGACTAGAATGAACTGCAGCGAAATTACTGGTCGAGAATGGTTGTCATGATGTGTAGAATCAACCTCCAATAGCACAGTCTCAACCCTAGTTTTGattgtaagaaaaaaaatagcatGGATAGCTAGAGAGTTATATCTCTCGTATATCTCTCTTAGTTATTCACAGTATATGTACTTAGATATAAAACTATTAGCATTACAATAATTACTAACATTATTGTATTTACTCTAATGAGCTTTTACAACACCCTTTATGGATGGACACTTTCCTATCAAtaataaagaaacaaataataaaagtCAAATTCCACAAAAATAAATTCTAAAAAGAAATAGGAACAAAAAGAATCTCCCCCTCACACATAATGGGAGTGCTTATCCAATATGAGAAACATATTATCATCTCATCTCCACAATCTTTCATACAGGGAAGTAGTGTTAGTgtcaagtttttatgatgacaattttacttgtgTAGGTATAATAAGTGAATTGCACAAGGAATAATACAAGCCCACAAATCAGCCCCAACAAGATGGAAGCCCACAAAATAGCTCCAACGAGCTGGGCTCACTCAAGTAAAGCCTTCTCAACCCTAATGGAATAACGGCTCACAACCAGCTGTACCAAATCATTCAAGAAAGGAAACGATACCTTGACATTATTTTCCGGTACACAGTGTTCCAACGAAGGAAAGGGCATCTCCAACATTAAAGGAAGATCTCGTGAAGTGTAACAATCTTGTTGATTGACAATGCGCCTCAATGCACAAGGAAAGCAGCAACAGCTCCAgccttattcttggaaatagaATCGATAATTTCTGTTTCCAAGGATCAAAACCCTTGGGTTGATCTCTCTGCAAACAGCTATAAGAGGGGCTACCTCACAAACCTATATTCTATGCTTAGTCTCATTCTCCTTGTACTCTACTTtacttttcataagcattgtatgtCCGAGTGATTTATAGTGTAAAGAAAAACGAAATGAGAGTTATAATTTAGTTTGTGAGACtttgtatcaaaaagattaaGATCGATTGAGTGTAGATgtaggagctccattcaaaccTCGATTGTACCAAACCTTTAACTAAAAAGTGCCAGAGATCAccccttgcaacccaaggggacttgactaggattcacattgaatgCGAACCGGATATAACTCTCGGTGTCATTTACTTTTGCACTTTACGTTTAGTGTTTTACGAGAAACGATCGACTACGGTCTAACCTAGTCGACTACCCGAATGAAAAATTTgcaattcaccccccccccccttgcaCTTTCAATTGGTATCGAGCAAGGTCTCACTTTCGGCTTGCTTAACCGCACGTGAGAAAAGATCAAATGGCTGGATATCAAATTCACGGAGCAATATTGCAAGATGGTCACTCCACAACAAGACCACCATACTTCAATGGTGAACACTATTGTCATTGGAAAGAGAGGTTCGAATATTTGTGCGATCAACGGATTATCAAGCACGGATTGTGATTAAGAAAGGGCCCAAACCTATTCCAAACACCAGCATTGAAAACAAGGAAGACACGGATACTTCAACAATAGATCTGGAATCACATGACATTACAAAAGAACAACAAGAGACACTGCAAATAAACGCCAGGGAAATAGCCTTGCCTGCGTGCGGTAAGTGGAGAGGAGtatgcaaaaatttcaaattgtaATACCGCCAAAGAAATGTGGGATAAGCTTGAGGTCACCTATGAAGGAACGTCAAGGTAAGGAAACAAAAATTGATGCTCTAAGACACGATTATGAAGCCTTCATGATGAAGGACGATGAAAACATTGAATCAATGTTCACAAGATTCAGCAAGATCATTGGAGAACTAAAATCCCTTGGAGTAACTTACACTAAGTCTCAACAAGTAAGAAAGCTTGTTAGAAGTCTACCAAAAACTTGGGAAACCAAAGCAATTgtcttggaagatggaaatctgGATAAGTTCACGTATGATGAGTTAAGAGGAAATCTGATAGCATTCAAGAAAAAGTACCACTGGTACTTGCCAGCTTCTAGGAAAATCCCTCATTTCCTGGAATAGCAAAAAACAGGGATCCGTCTCTCTCTCTACCACTGAGGCTGAATATATTCTTTGTTGGTCAATGCTTCTTGCACACGGCTAATTTGGATGTCTTATCAACTAgcgattatgacttgtttttaaACCTATCAAAATTTTCTATGATAATTCGAGTGCTTTCTGTCCAAAAATCTGTGCATCATTCTAGGGCCAAGCATATAGATATTAAGCATCATTTTATCCGAAATCATGTTGCTCAGGGAGATTTTGAAATAACTTTTGTGCACACTGAAAACCAGCTTGCTGATATTTTTACTAAGCCTCTCCTTGAAGAACGTTTCTGCATGCTAAGAAGATCCTTGGGGATTATTGATAAATCTGTCTAATTTTTTATGCCATAATTTTCGGCTAATAAATCCTTTGCCATAAATTGCATGTCTATCCCAATTCTCACCGTCCCATCTTCCCATAACCGTCCCATTTTACCATAATTACCTTTCCTTTTTACCTTCCCCATAAAACCCTCATTTTCACCCGTCTTCCCATAAACCCCTTTTTATCTTCTTTCCCCtgttcatcttcttctccatCTTTCTCTATACTCTCGTCTCTCCCATGGCTAAAACGCGAAAACCCCTCTTCTCTCCACACGCCAAGCTCCGGACTCAGGACGTCGGTAGAGTCTCTCTCCGCCCCTCATAACTCCATAACTTCCGGTGACTCCTCCTACTCTGACTCCTCCGACTCTATTCCCATTTTTAATCTTGGAAAGCGTGCCTTTGCTGACGCTACGTGCTCCACCTCCTCCAAGAAACCTAAAACCGTTACTGATAAGCCCCTCGATcttcgaaaaaaaatttgggatgaCCACCATCAAGAAATCTTCTCGTCTCTTGAAGATAAAACGATCGTCTCTGGTAGGATTGTTGATCTTGACCATATGCTTTCCCTATGTTGTAAGGTAAAACCATTATTTGTCTATCAAGgttgggaaatttttttcaaaacccctCCTCATGTGTATGACACCCctgttcgtatgttttatgcTAATCTTCGGTCCTCTAAGGTCAATGAACTCGAAACCATGGTTCTTGGCACCCACATTGTGCTAAATTGCTCTGTCCTTGACTCTATTCTTGGTTGCACCTGTTCTGGTTTTTCCGAACTACCCAAAAATTCCTGGCCTGAATCTCTTGAAGTGTCTTTCGATGATGTCAAGAAAACCCTTTCCAATTCCACCTCCGTACGCTCAAATTGGTCCATCCAACATCTCTTTTAAAGCTCGTGTGTTTGGCCCGTATGGTTGCTACTACCGTTGTACCTCGTCCGGGTCCTACTCCACTATTTCCCAACGTGATGCTATCTTTGCCTTTTGTCTTCTctccaaaaagaaaatcaatttgtcCTCTGTCATTATCAATTACATGATTGAGTGTGCTTCAAATCCTTCTAGCCTTCCTTATGGTATGCTCATCTCTCGCATACTTGAAGTCCACAAAATTGATTTAGTCGATTATCCCATTAATCTGGTTAATCAGTGTTACAACTCTAGGGCGTTTGGTAGCAGGGGGTATGTTTTGAGCAATTATTCTTGGGTGCTCAAAGACGTCTATGAGGCATCTCAGCCTAGTCCTTCCACCAAGGTGAAAAAATCAGACCCTTCTGCTATCTCTTCCGAATGTTATGCCGAACTTCTCGCCAAACTTTCCTCCATGGATGACAAAATTGAGTCCATCAAAGACTTAATGGCATCCACCTTGTTTCAAATCGAGAAGATTCGTGATACGACTAAGGAGCGAGTGCCGATGTCTCTAAGTGCGGTCAAACCGGATGCTATTGTCAAGGAAGCGGTCAACCGTCCGCAAGCTTCAAGCCGATGTTAGCACCATGCACAGCGTCTTCTTCGCTCCGTTGACCGAAATGAAGGATGCTATTGTCAACACATTAGCCTATTTCCTTCGTCATCCAGTCTTCCGCCGCCAAGAATAGTTTTTATAAATGTGCTTATTTGGTCTGTTTAAACAATGTTTTTTTGGGCCCTATGTTTTGGGACTTCTGTTTGGAtgctgtctttttttttttaaaacccctttGTGCTGTTTAGTTTTGCATTTTATCCATGCTTTATACATATGCTTGCTGTTTccttgcttttatttttttgagtgaTGCCAAAGGGGGAGAACTATGCAGTCAACTATTCAGGGGGAGCCTACAAAGACTAGTCGACTAGTCAGGGGGAGCCTCCACCTATTCAGGGGGAGCATCCGCTACAGGGAAGTTGACTACATATTACTTAAAATTGTCATCCTCaaaaagggggagattgttagtgtcaagtttttatgatgacaattttacttgtgTAGGTATAATAAGTGAATTGCACAAGGAATAATACAAGCCCACAAATCAGCCCCAACAAGATGGAAGCCCACAAAACAGCTCCAACGAGCTGGGCTCACTCAAGTGAGGCCTTCTCAACCCTAATGGAATAACGGCTCACAACCCTAATGGAATAACGGCTCACAACCAGCTGTACCAAATCATTCAAGAAAGGAAACGATACCTTCAGCATTATTTTCCAGCGGTACACAAGTGTTCCAACGAAGGAAAGGGCATCTCCAACATTAAAAGGAAGATCTCGTGAAGTGTAACAATCTTGTTGATTGACAATGCTGCCTCAACGCACAAGGAAAGCAAAGAACTCTCGAccttattcttggaaatagaATCGATAATTTCGTTTCCAAGGATCAAAACCCTTGGGTTGATCTCTCTCTCGCAAACTATATAAGAGGGGCTACCTCACAAACCTATATTCTATGCTTAGTCTCATTCTCCTTGTACTCTACTTtacttttcataagcattgtatgtCCGAGTGATTTATAgtgtaaagaaaaaagaaaggagagttaTAATTTAGTTTGTGAGGCtttgtatcaaaaagattaagagcgattgagtgtagacgtaggagctccattcaaaccTCGATTGTACCAAACCTTTAACTAAAAGCTGCAGAGATCACCCTTGCAACCCCAGGGACCggactaggattcacattgaatgCGAACCATGATAAAACTCCGGTGTCATTTACTTTACGCACTTTACGTTTAGTGTTTTACGAGCAAGCGATCGACTTCGGTCTAACCTAGTCGACTACCAGAATGAAAAATTTgtaatcccccccccccccccctcttgcaCTTTCAAGTAGATCATGTGACTAGTATATATATTTCGAGAGCTAAGTGATATACATTTGTTATGAGTATATAGCCTCTCGTCAAGTGTAATCCTACAAGTAGAACATAATGTATGCATCACCGTAtatcatatgaatcacattCGGTATAATCTCATGCATTATTTTTTGTATCCACAATTATTTAAATTAACTAGATTCAATCAATGATCTTCCTCTTCTCACGGTCCCCTTAACAAATGCTTAACTACTTTTCTAGATATGCTCTGCTAGACCGAATCTAAGTTTATGATCTTTTATAAACACACTAAGATAGTTAACATTAAACTACGTCTCAAATATCTAATCAAAGTCACTAAGGGCACAAATCTTGAGCTACTATGAAGATTCTAGGTCTCACACACAACAATAAGTTGAGAATGAACTTGTGTTAACCCAATTAGTCGACATTAGCACACATATATGGTATAAAACACGTGCTacaatattttttcctttctcaagGAGCATATGTCTTTATCTCGTATAGAATATTGTAAAAATGATATTTAGACACCATAAGTATCTAAATTTGAGTTTCTTGATCTACAATATCGTTTTCAACTCGTATTTGTCTTAATGAGTAGACTATGTGAATGTTTTTCACCTTAATAGTCTTGTGCCATTGTTTTTGTGACGTTCATGATTTTCAGCTTCTAGCTCTCAAATTATCtctttgacattttttttattaaaattcaGTCTCATCTTCACTCATCATGTGGTTGCCTAAGTGAGAAGTTCAACCTCTTCTTACTCGACAACTtatcaaaaacaaataaataaataatacacATAAAGTccaataataattaaaatatacatgaatttaaaaaaaaaaaaaattaaagacatcAATTTTGTGaacatgaaaaacaaaaaacaaaaaacaaaataaagtatCTCAAAGTCTACACAAGCCTGGAGACCTACTATGTCTCACAAATACATCTCTAGACAAAGGTTTGACTACTATCATATATTTTGTAGACACATACTTCACGTACACTACTTGCCTCTAACCATGTCTCCCACGTAGTTATACTTGATATTTATGTGTTTGGTTTTGCAATGAAACTCAGGGTCCCTGGTGGAGGATATTGCGTACCGTAGACTAACACTGGTTCAGCATTTTCTATGACATGCAACAAGTGTTCTAAGAAAATTTTCAACCAAAATTCTTCTACTGCTGATGCGAGTGCCATATATCCGGCTTCCATCGTAGATAGAAATATACATGCATTCTTTCTTACtattccataatgcaatgcCATCACTGAGTAAGAAAACATATCCTGAGGTccgaggcggatctaggatttgaaggtggcgggtgccacaattttcttcaatatacatcttgttaggaacgtGTATTTGAGTCGggtccatctctttttagtttattcgggtCAACATAATAGgctttttttatttgcaaatatgaaattacatctcaaaaatcaagaaacgaacataattagcatcctaaacaagaaatcacatccattaacaacaacagtaaaatcaacattttcaccaagaGACTAgcatcttttatgtatattaaacaatgaatttgcacaagtaaaataacatcttcaataaggaaattacaccaatcaaattaagaaaaataatagaaaaactcttcaataggtaaatacaccccataagtaaatgtaaaattagataaactacaagttctcaaaaataaatcataaatttcatgttttttctaagcagtgcttacgaaatttccatcaaaatttgactagtaaagtgatttaaattgaatttaacaattatagaatagcataaatttttataatacactccctccatccatttttatttgtccattatattaaaaatatatgtctacttttacttgtaagttatatagtttgaaaaaccaagacataatttaccattttatacctattttacccttattattaagtactccattctcttttttttttttttttttgcttattaagagtgtcccaagtcaaatatagacaattaaacatggacggagggagtaataaacaaaagaaattattaaaaaaaaattgaattttgatctcaatccaaaattctcattgaGACCCcagtttttcgatttaaatactcacagatttgagattaagagaaatgcttaatttaagggattctgaagtttctatttgtgtgttttcgctagagatcacagataaaataataaaaaagaggaaagacaatataaataataaaaagataaatagaaaattgggaggCGAAAAGAAATTCGgtacaaaggaagtaaaaagcaaaaaagaaaaacgggagtcggaaaatgttcaagatagattcaaacttgtgtaCGCAGTGGCACTTTTGTCTAATTTAAGACTGGGGGtggcaggatcaaatatttaacttaatttaagtaaattacaacataagtatataaaaaaaattattaatctaaggggtgccatgccacccccACCCTTTAGGGTGGATCTGTCTCTGCCTGAGGTTGACTTTCATGATCAGCATCACTATATCCAACTAATGCAGATCTTTGTCACCTTGGTAACAAAGCGCATAATCTGCAGTTCCCTTTAGATATCTCATAATTCTCTTTATGCATAAATAAACACCTTAACTTGGCCTTAGCTAGTAACTCAATACTCCAACTTTCATATTGcacatctagacacctcaactcGTCTCTATTGTGTCAGTTGAACACTTCAATTTATAAAATGATCATTtagacacctccaaaatttatgtgtcatGTCAGTATTGGGTATCCATGAGACATAGTGAGGACGAGTTTAGGTGTCTAGATGTGAATTCTCAAAGTTGGAGTGTTTAGTTGTCAGTTGAGGCCAAGTTAAGGTATCTATCCGTGTACATATTATGCCTTCTCTTTAATAATTACTAATTTGCTAAACATGGGTCAGTTTAATATCTACTTACCAATCCAACTACTTGAAAGATATGAGGTCTAGTACACACCGGCCATAACGTATATTAGACTTTCGAATGCATTCCTATAAGGAACTTGGCTCATTCTTTTAGTATCTTCAGGAGTTTTATGACACATTTGACTATCCAAGGCATGGCATTTATTGATAGGAGTCTCAACTGGGCTTCTATTTTGCATATTGAATTGTTCAAGTACTTTCCTAATGTAATTCTCTTGGGAGAGATGAAGTAGTTTCTTTGGATGATATCTTGAAATCATAACtccaagaatatatatatgcagcCTCACACATATCTTTCATCTCTGGAATGACAACCATGAGTTTATCTCAACTATGAACTCCTTATAATTTCCAACTATAAGTATGTCATCTACATACAATGTTAAAATCACAAATTTGTTTTTAGATCTCTTGGTATAAACACAATGGTCTTCATCATAATGGCAAAACCATTGGATACAATAACATTCTGAAAACGTATACCTTTGctttgaaaattgttttaagTCATAAATAGACTTCAAAAGTTTGCAAACCTTTCGTTAGTGGCCTATTTCAATGAAACGTCATTCAGGTTGTTTCATATAAATCTTTTCATCTAATTGTCTattaaattcaataaaatttatatgatGACGCCAAACAACCCCAAAACTAAATATTATGACGAAGTGGGGAAAACAGGAAAACTAGATGACAAGTAAGACAGAAATCGGGTTGTCATTAGAAATTAATTACTAATTTAATTTCTTAGTGCCGACCTACTTGAAAAGCATTATTATTACTTGTCATTTGCTGAGTATATGTAATATATGAAGCTAACCAGTTAATTACTACAAATGGAGCGATccaattttttaacttttctttctcaaaCTCTCAGTTTCCTAATTCAACATtggttcattttaaaaaatcggTCAAGTAATCATCAGCTTCTTTTATAAATTAGACGGCGCAATAGTCTGCTTTCGTTTAAATAAAtcttctagattttttttttttgggaaatcaAACAATTTCTAAAGACACGTAAGTTCTTTAACCATAATACTGCTACAAATATAATTACATTTCATC
Coding sequences within it:
- the LOC132034374 gene encoding universal stress protein A-like protein yields the protein MAAKQTMIFALDDTDHSFYALEWTLDHFFGSTSSLFKLVIVHVKTTPTSVVGLAGPGTSDVLMLVETDIKKTAQRVCEKAKQLCEAKGVNDAEFDVVEGDARNVLCEVVDKHHAAVLVMGSHGYGAFKRAVLGSVSDYCSHHARCSVMIVKKPKAKN